A single window of Crassostrea angulata isolate pt1a10 chromosome 8, ASM2561291v2, whole genome shotgun sequence DNA harbors:
- the LOC128160236 gene encoding leucine-rich repeat-containing G-protein coupled receptor 5A-like isoform X1, whose product MAEYVHQVPKSRLLLFTTVCIQTVLTLTTHAPPDCPLPLPCECNGNQQIVYCSNKSLPELPPIQKSEGKWTFYLDDNRIEVIPDNYFSDVKVNFLSLENNDIHTIGENAFQGSEDSLNYLHLENNSMTELPNAIGKLRQLTAVSIQGNPMVDLTETVIRNLTSCLQLISFGSKSMTKWPKNINFLINIFSIDLYDVQYPELPEDAFSTFKDNLVFLNLYNTGLTKLPPSINDCQNISSMIFQENKKLSANTITKSITRGFPFLTSITFQNNGLTTLPSMFSKSTRIGRIVVRDEPIVYLRDDTFPQHLSKYLHYLPFSGTRLTSIPSVLSNLDSLTGLSITNSQIQEIQDGDCSSLFNLGVLYLSYNPLSLISENAFLNNKQLGSIALDHSNLTTVPKALKKALSLQTVDMTSCQVECSCENIGWIKSWKSIPTFYGSCYNLNGTSLMIYITDQIPKCP is encoded by the exons ATGGCTGAATATGTTCATCAA GTTCCAAAATCTAGATTATTGCTGTTTACCACTGTCTGTATACAGACCGTTCTGACATTGACTACGCATGCGCCACCAGACTGCCCTCTGCCCTTGCCCTGCGAGTGTAACGGGAATCAACAGATCGTCTACTGTAGCAACAAAAGCCTTCCTGAGCTGCCACCTATTCAAAAGTCCGAGGGCAAGTGGACATTTTATCTCGATGACAACAGGATCGAGGTCATTCCTGATAACTATTTTAGTGATGTAAAGGTCAACTTTCTCTCCTTGGAAAACAACGATATTCACACAATTGGCGAGAACGCGTTTCAAGGAAGTGAAGACTCCCTGAATTATCTGCATCTTGAAAACAACAGTATGACCGAGCTTCCAAACGCAATAGGAAAACTTCGGCAACTAACCGCCGTGTCCATTCAAGGAAACCCAATGGTGGATCTAACAGAAACGGTGATCAGAAACCTTACTTCTTGTCTTCAGTTAATCAGTTTTGGATCTAAATCGATGACGAAATGGCCAAAGAATATCAACTTTcttataaatattttctctatagatTTATACGATGTACAATATCCCGAGCTACCAGAGGACGCGTTTTCTACGTTTAAAGATAACTTGGTGTTCCTAAACCTCTATAATACCGGACTAACAAAACTGCCACCTTCTATAAATGATTGTCAAAATATATCTTCTATGATTTTCcaggaaaataaaaaattatcggCAAACACAATCACTAAATCTATAACTCGGGGTTTTCCATTTTTAACATCGATAACTTTTCAAAACAACGGATTAACTACTTTGCCATCCATGTTTTCAAAATCGACTAGAATAGGAAGAATAGTAGTTAGAGATGAGCCAATAGTTTATCTTCGAGATGACACTTTTCCGCAACATTTGAGTAAATATCTGCATTATTTACCGTTTAGTGGTACGAGACTCACCAGCATTCCTTCTGTACTTTCCAACTTAGATTCACTGACAGGGTTATCAATAACAAACAGCCAGATTCAGGAAATTCAAGATGGCGACTGCAGCAGTTTATTTAACTTGGGAGTCCTATACTTAAGCTATAATCCTCTCTCACTGATCTCagaaaatgcctttctgaacaATAAACAACTGGGTAGCATTGCATTAGACCATTCTAACTTAACGACAGTACCTAAAGCTTTAAAGAAAGCACTGTCTCTTCAAACAGTGGATATGACCTCATGTCAAGTTGAGTGTTCCTGTGAAAACATTGGGTGGATCAAGTCTTGGAAAAGCATTCCTACGTTTTATGGATCTTGTTATAATCTTAATGGAACCAGTTTGATGATCTACATTACAGATCAAATTCCTAAATGTCCTTAA
- the LOC128161198 gene encoding uncharacterized protein LOC128161198 has translation MEVFMVVFAIFILCARPILGFEKNNTLDKTTPGLTSYTYVYPNRDSVVTLSRNCTVKPVSEMVRHDIKELLDAGTKLIIFNLNFQNHSGELPGEDESDIYKPFLWERSTGRHGQGILFLKTGFEILSLSTLTYGTEKMKVELMEEPNGCLLNRTIWEIENGLRHILLNDFKEISPDGRGGSLGDNEHICNMHIKNDEQRAVFYHICCRKNSKGETDCQELVKDFWVQMLFYCIYFLNLIVIMFCPYLIPKSWYQDKYQTLKFEFDCKTQIEVRVKKTYLKTGRPIAGNVVNIDLLSSMNSFMKQLGKMDDGVVYPMRLSKIHLDVKRERLIPPNDVPVGIIRSIYDAFFRCQIREKNCLKTCCHRSIFEPFRGSSLRVTHIKWYRCLQKLMLIVSFALAIVPWIIRIAIFYRYEDNEHDDRDKAARDRKLDIHYAYFPGSLTSFLTPVHIVFLFCYAVLALDAVLFGILEMFTSEIKRNLELVLRKCFRDMHESSYSKSVGWAVRTMLYPLKEYGVLGLVVVGIYWLFVLPVIALVLAFYCIPTLNIAIRLLCHLFIVIFPEFKFVTTLKEKIGVVGLLRKETVARLPVKSTHWFRFVQFIVILLSLLALLSCVLLVVEVIVFFVEIVVYTLIGIILNASQTLKHVSLLFMLTLYARDCFGGVTKKYQAFNEAINKALLAKVKEDVDKVAWQTADVQPNTAFQVSVDDHGDKPTSINPILCVSNGVLKWTIPRLLLFLDNQDKPYITRTFFFKAAYMDHVGCPGSLYKNLIRAMRQFVTIILFLLFVVVVVMAFGNEYSVSGVNQMLATLAGGFLPWIFRNVLFKPPADIEIDTSSLSFQNMFNNVIRHHKQNWPVADLVADNLQLERNEETYPKRFSPQIDPGSVSMLNGDIDGDNLQLESDDFERNEETYPKRFSPQMDPDSVSMLNGDVVDENKINVLIINMSNRTRLENEKMDV, from the coding sequence ATGGAGGTGTTTATGGTTGTGTTTGCAATTTTCATATTATGTGCTCGACCAATTTTgggctttgaaaaaaataatacattggACAAAACTACGCCAGGCTTGACAAGTTATACGTACGTGTATCCAAACCGGGACAGTGTGGTCACACTGTCAAGAAACTGTACTGTGAAACCTGTGTCCGAAATGGTGAGACATGACATCAAGGAACTTCTAGATGCTGGAACCAAACTCATAATATTTAATCTTAACTTTCAAAACCATTCCGGAGAGTTGCCAGGGGAAGACGAGTCTGACATTTACAAACCGTTTCTTTGGGAGAGGAGCACTGGTCGGCATGGTCAagggattttgtttttaaagacgGGTTTCGAAATACTATCACTTTCCACGCTAACATATGGCACCGAAAAAATGAAGGTAGAGTTGATGGAGGAACCAAATGGATGTCTACTGAATAGAACTATATGGGAAATAGAGAACGGCCTGAGACATATCTTATTGAacgattttaaagaaatttcccCCGATGGAAGGGGCGGAAGTTTGGGTGATAATGAACACATATGTAACATGCACATTAAAAACGACGAGCAGCGCGCCGTGTTTTATCATATTTgttgcagaaaaaattcaaaagggGAAACGGATTGTCAGGAATTGGTAAAAGATTTTTGGGTTCAAATGTTATTTTACTGTATCTACTTCTTGAATCTAATTGTGATTATGTTTTGTCCCTATCTCATTCCTAAATCATGGTACCAGGATAAGTATCAAACACTGAAATTTGAATTCGATTGCAAAACCCAAATTGAGGTTCgtgtaaaaaaaacttacctAAAAACTGGCAGACCCATTGCAGGAAATGTTGTGAATATTGACCTCTTGTCTTCGATGAATTCGTTCATGAAACAATTAGGAAAAATGGATGACGGTGTCGTTTATCCTATGCGTCTTTCCAAGATTCATTTAGATGTCAAGCGTGAACGTCTCATACCTCCTAACGATGTCCCTGTTGGAATTATTAGATCCATTTACGATGCTTTCTTCCGCTGTCAGATccgagaaaaaaattgtttaaaaacatgttgtcATCGCAGCATCTTTGAGCCTTTTCGAGGATCTTCGCTGAGAGTTACACACATAAAGTGGTACCGCTGCCTCCAAAAACTAATGCTTATTGTTTCCTTTGCTTTGGCCATCGTCCCGTGGATCATTAGAATCGCCATCTTTTACCGGTACGAGGACAACGAGCATGATGATAGGGATAAGGCAGCACGTGACAGGAAGTTAGACATCCACTATGCATACTTCCCTGGAAGCTTGACTAGTTTTCTCACGCCTGTTCACATcgtctttttattttgttatgctGTGTTGGCTTTGGATGCTGTTTTGTTCGGAATTTTAGAAATGTTCACATCAGAAATTAAAAGAAACTTAGAATTGGTTCTTCGAAAATGTTTCCGGGACATGCACGAATCTTCTTACTCGAAATCAGTGGGATGGGCAGTAAGAACCATGCTTTATCCTTTGAAAGAATATGGAGTCCTTGGTCTAGTAGTTGTTGGCATTTACTGGCTTTTTGTTCTGCCGGTCATTGCCCTAGTCTTGGCCTTTTACTGCATTCCGACCCTCAATATTGCTATTCGCTTACTGTGccatttatttattgttattttccCCGAATTTAAATTTGTTACGACACTAAAAGAGAAGATAGGTGTCGTGGGTCTCCTGCGTAAAGAAACTGTAGCGCGACTGCCGGTGAAATCAACACATTGGTTCCGATTTGTTCAGTTCATCGTTATTCTGTTAAGTCTCTTAGCTCTGCTTTCCTGTGTTCTTTTGGTGGTAGAAGTGATAGTTTTCTTTGTTGAAATCGTTGTTTACACATTAATAGGCATCATTCTGAATGCTTCACAAACTCTGAAGCACGTCTCGTTACTTTTTATGCTAACGCTTTACGCTCGAGACTGTTTTGGCGGCGTTACCAAAAAATACCAAGCTTTCAATGAAGCCATCAACAAAGCGCTTCTGGCAAAAGTGAAGGAAGATGTGGACAAGGTAGCTTGGCAGACAGCTGATGTACAGCCAAACACTGCTTTCCAAGTCAGTGTTGACGATCATGGTGACAAACCGACGTCAATAAACCCAATTCTCTGTGTCTCAAATGGCGTCCTAAAATGGACGATTCCCCGACTTCTGCTGTTTCTTGACAACCAAGACAAGCCATACATAACTCGCACTTTCTTCTTCAAGGCTGCCTACATGGATCACGTGGGATGTCCCGGATCTTTGTACAAGAACTTGATCCGAGCAATGCGTCAATTTGTGACCATTATTCTGTTTCTCCTTTTTGTTGTCGTGGTCGTCATGGCGTTTGGAAACGAGTACTCTGTGTCTGGGGTCAACCAAATGTTAGCCACGCTCGCTGGTGGGTTTTTGCCGTGGATCTTCCGAAACGTTCTTTTCAAGCCTCCTGCTGACATAGAAATTGACACGAGTAGTCTTagttttcaaaacatgtttaataACGTCATCAGACACCACAAACAGAACTGGCCAGTGGCTGACTTGGTTGCTGATAACTTACAGCTCGAGAGAAATGAGGAAACTTATCCGAAGAGATTTTCTCCGCAGATTGACCCTGGCAGTGTTTCTATGCTCAATGGAGACATTGATGGTGATAACTTACAGCTGGAGAGCGACGATTTTGAGAGAAATGAGGAAACTTATCCGAAAAGATTTTCTCCGCAGATGGACCCGGACAGTGTTTCTATGCTCAATGGAGACGTAGTCGACGAGAATAAGATAAATGTATTGATCATCAACATGTCAAACAGGACAAGgcttgaaaatgaaaaaatggatGTGTAA
- the LOC128160236 gene encoding keratocan-like isoform X2, with protein sequence MAEYVHQVPKSRLLLFTTVCIQTVLTLTTHAPPDCPLPLPCECNGNQQIVYCSNKSLPELPPIQKSEGKWTFYLDDNRIEVIPDNYFSDVKVNFLSLENNDIHTIGENAFQGSEDSLNYLHLENNSMTELPNAIGKLRQLTAVSIQGNPMVDLTETWYETHQHSFCTFQLRFTDRVINNKQPDSGNSRWRLQQFI encoded by the exons ATGGCTGAATATGTTCATCAA GTTCCAAAATCTAGATTATTGCTGTTTACCACTGTCTGTATACAGACCGTTCTGACATTGACTACGCATGCGCCACCAGACTGCCCTCTGCCCTTGCCCTGCGAGTGTAACGGGAATCAACAGATCGTCTACTGTAGCAACAAAAGCCTTCCTGAGCTGCCACCTATTCAAAAGTCCGAGGGCAAGTGGACATTTTATCTCGATGACAACAGGATCGAGGTCATTCCTGATAACTATTTTAGTGATGTAAAGGTCAACTTTCTCTCCTTGGAAAACAACGATATTCACACAATTGGCGAGAACGCGTTTCAAGGAAGTGAAGACTCCCTGAATTATCTGCATCTTGAAAACAACAGTATGACCGAGCTTCCAAACGCAATAGGAAAACTTCGGCAACTAACCGCCGTGTCCATTCAAGGAAACCCAATGGTGGATCTAACAGAAACG TGGTACGAGACTCACCAGCATTCCTTCTGTACTTTCCAACTTAGATTCACTGACAGGGTTATCAATAACAAACAGCCAGATTCAGGAAATTCAAGATGGCGACTGCAGCAGTTTATTTAA